From one Odontesthes bonariensis isolate fOdoBon6 chromosome 14, fOdoBon6.hap1, whole genome shotgun sequence genomic stretch:
- the tmem125b gene encoding transmembrane protein 125 codes for MPEMQTFYHPMRHTPSFYLDPTLSQRRVLEDQVELWWFREPRHSLFCYCASVALIMGLGLGGVGLLSTTTSLSGEWRLGVGTTLCLLALAVLLKQLLSSAIQDMNCVRSRRRIDQLKSGGRADPALILAVGLAVTLCGTVLLCLATIGSQGYDRREMLVSGVVLMAAGAGMALAVVGYSVLVHLQKRREQRRRRRMRLNRARRLGSRAVRVFSVSGGQMSQARRETSTSRTSLI; via the coding sequence ATGCCTGAGATGCAGACCTTCTATCACCCGATGCGTCACACTCCAAGCTTCTATCTGGACCCCACACTTTCACAGCGGCGTGTCCTGGAAGATCAAGTAGAGCTATGGTGGTTCAGAGAGCCACGGCACTCCTTATTTTGCTACTGTGCCTCAGTTGCTCTTATTATGGGGTTGGGCCTTGGAGGCGTGGGTCTCCTCTCCACCACCACCAGCCTGTCCGGGGAATGGCGTCTTGGGGTGGGCACCACCCTCTGCCTCTTAGCCCTCGCTGTTCTACTCAAGCAGCTCCTCAGCTCTGCCATCCAGGACATGAACTGCGTACGCAGCCGACGCCGGATTGACCAGCTGAAGAGTGGTGGGAGGGCTGACCCCGCACTGATTTTAGCTGTTGGGCTGGCAGTGACGCTGTGCGGCACGGTGCTGCTCTGTCTGGCCACAATCGGCAGCCAGGGCTATGACAGAAGAGAAATGCTGGTGTCAGGTGTTGTGCTGATGGCTGCCGGGGCAGGCATGGCTCTAGCTGTAGTAGGCTACAGTGTGCTGGTACACCTCCAGAAAAGAAGGGagcagaggagaaggagaaggatgAGACTGAACAGAGCGAGGAGGCTGGGGAGTCGAGCTGTCAGAGTGTTCAGTGTCTCAGGTGGACAGATGAGTCAGGCCAGAAGAGAGACATCTACTAGCAGGACTAGTCTGATCTGA